In a genomic window of Brettanomyces nanus chromosome 1, complete sequence:
- a CDS encoding uncharacterized protein (BUSCO:EOG09340OZM), translated as MPRLDAFFGANAVQRNKIKRSAGSSKDQGCVKRQKKNVSDSTKSSYFGAKSGKAEIIDLDSGDDDEDEIEKEKPMAIKKAIAISPKKGKAKKIIKAAAKTSKPSKSPKSSLAATGLKTAEDILSTIPDADESYLKVDPEAANMNYFQLKARQKDITPVEGEHKEIPKARSNCLNGLTIVFTGVLPFIGREECERLASQYGAKVTKSISGRTGVVVIGRDAGPKKVTLIKQKHIKCIDEDGFIQLLAKMPENGGSGEAAQKELAKKEREISKAIEEAEQEEKEEKSHRRSQKSNQDKVTRGPESQLWTVRYAPTDLRQICGNKGNVEMLYNWLDHWFETQHEGKYSRGAGIDNYRSVLISGPPGTGKTTAANLVAHKVGYDIIEKNASDFRSKKILNQELKVCLDNTSVAGFFKQSTENEAKVRRFVLVMDEVDGMSSGDNGGVAQLAQFCRVTKTPLILICNDKSLPKMRAFDRVCYDMTWRRPTAREMRSRLMTIAHREGLKLDPNVIDELVSSTHNDIRQIINVMSTVARTQKTLNFQDASQIDKSWKKEVALKPFDVVGRLLSSGSYGDRAMYNINEKINLYFSDMDMIPLMMHENYRSTQPAELFNHPPGKQNLVHLKLLAEASNSISESDLINKLIRGGDQQWSLLPFYGVASTIIPGSKICGRVTSRVMFTSWLGQNSKSMKYKRVVQQLQYHSSTKTHTNNQELRLSYLPYLKEMLTTPLIEKGADGIGETLQLLDQYYLTREDWDSIMEMGVGRQGKMDQKLKKIPSRVKTQFTRRYNSYVHPTIVYRTGQIKVGKVRKMKYDDTGDGGDDDDDDDDDNDDDDNDDTDSDMQDINKNSLIKAVNKKPKAKRTR; from the exons ATGCCTAGATTGGACGCTTTTTTTGGTGCCAATGCTGTCCAAAGA AataaaatcaaaagaagtgCCGGGAGCTCGAAAGACCAAGGGTGTGtgaagaggcagaaaaaGAACGTTAGTGATTCTACCAAGTCATCATATTTTGGGGCCAAATCCGGGAAAGCCGAGATTATTGATCTTGATtctggtgatgatgatgaagatgaaatagagaaagagaaaccCATGGCGATAAAGAAGGCTATAGCGATTAGTCCTAAAAAGggaaaagcaaaaaaaatCATCAAAGCTGCCGCCAAGACTTCCAAGCCTTCCAAATCTCCGAAGTCCTCTTTGGCAGCAACTGGACTGAAAACCGCAGAAGATATCCTCAGTACGATTCCTGATGCTGATGAGAGCTACCTCAAAGTTGATCCGGAAGCCGCAAACATGAATTACTTCCAGTTAAAGGCCAGACAGAAGGATATCACTCCGGTGGAAGGAGAACACAAGGAGATTCCCAAGGCACGAAGTAACTGCTTGAATGGGTTAACTATAGTGTTTACAGGAGTATTACCATTTATAGGACGTGAAGAGTGTGAAAGATTGGCATCCCAATATGGTGCAAAGGTGACCAAGTCGATCAGTGGACGCACAGGTGTTGTGGTGATAGGAAGGGATGCTGGTCCCAAGAAGGTGACGCTGATAAAGCAGAAGCATATTAAATGCATTGATGAGGATGGATTTATCCAGCTGTTGGCGAAGATGCCTGAAAATGGTGGATCTGGAGAAGCTGCTCAGAAAGAACTGGCCAAGAAAGAACGTGAAATAAGCAAGGCGATTGAGGAGGCAGAACAGGAGgaaaaagaggagaagTCACACAGGAGAAGCCAAAAGAGTAATCAAGACAAAGTAACCAGGGGACCGGAGTCTCAGCTCTGGACCGTAAGATACGCACCAACGGATTTGAGACAGATCTGCGGTAATAAGGGTAACGTTGAGATGCTTTACAACTGGCTTGACCATTGGTTTGAAACTCAACATGAAGGCAAGTATTCTCGTGGTGCAGGAATCGATAACTATCGCTCTGTACTTATCAGTGGACCTCCAGGAACAGGTAAAACTACAGCAGCTAACTTGGTGGCCCATAAGGTTGGTTATGATattattgaaaagaatgCTAGTGACTTTCGATCCAAAAAAATCCTCAACCAGGAGCTTAAGGTGTGCTTAGACAACACTTCTGTTGCGGGATTTTTCAAACAGAGTACCGAAAATGAGGCTAAAGTTAGACGATTTGTATTGGTTATGGATGAGGTTGATGGTATGTCGTCTGGTGATAATGGAGGTGTTGCGCAGCTTGCACAGTTCTGTCGAGTCACAAAAACTCCTCTGATCCTTATTTGTAACGATAAGTCGTTGCCTAAGATGCGGGCATTTGATCGTGTTTGCTATGATATGACATGGAGAAGGCCAACTGCTAGAGAGATGAGGTCCAGGCTTATGACAATAGCACACCGTGAAGGATTGAAATTGGATCCTAATGTGATAGACGAGCTAGTCTCCTCTACCCATAACGATATTCGTCAAATTATTAACGTCATGTCAACAGTGGCTCGTACTCAGAAGACGTTAAATTTCCAAGATGCCTCACAGATCGATAAATCGtggaaaaaagaagtggCATTGAAGCCGTTTGACGTTGTAGGAAGACTTTTGAGTTCTGGTTCCTACGGAGATCGTGCGATGTACAATATCAATGAAAAGATCAACTTGTATTTCAGCGATATGGATATGATTCCTCTCATGATGCATGAAAACTATCGATCCACACAGCCAGCTGAACTTTTCAATCATCCCCCTGGGAAGCAAAATTTGGTACATCTTAAGTTGCTTGCTGAGGCATCGAACTCGATCTCTGAGTCtgatctcatcaacaaactAATAAGAGGAGGCGATCAGCAGTGGTCTTTGCTTCCCTTCTATGGAGTGGCATCTACTATCATCCCTGGATCAAAGATCTGTGGTAGGGTGACCTCTAGAGTGATGTTTACCTCATGGTTGGGTCAGaattcaaagtcgatgaaATATAAACGTGTGGTTCAACAATTACAGTATCATTCATCCACTAAGACGCATACAAATAATCAGGAACTTCGGCTCTCGTATCTTCCCtacttgaaagagatgTTGACGACACCTCTTATCGAGAAGGGTGCAGACGGAATCGGTGAGACTCTTCAATTGTTGGATCAGTATTACCTCACGAGGGAAGATTGGGACAGTATCATGGAGATGGGGGTGGGAAGACAGGGTAAAATGGAtcaaaaattgaagaaaatcccCTCCAGAGTCAAGACCCAATTTACCCGAAGGTACAATTCATATGTGCATCCTACGATTGTCTACAGAACAGGGCAGATTAAAGTCGGAAAGGTTCGAAAAATGAAGTATGACGATACTGgtgatggtggtgatgatgatgatgatgatgatgatgacaatgatgacgatgataatGACGACACTGACAGTGATATGCAGGATATAAACAAGAACAGCCTGATTAAGGCGGTCAACAAGAAACCGAAAGCCAAGAGAACGAGGTAA